Below is a window of Lacrimispora xylanolytica DNA.
GACTTTCATTCACACCTATATGCACCACTTATTAGCTTGAAATCCAATGGATTGAAAATACAGATATCTCCTGTAAGCCTTAATGAAGATGAAAAACTGTTTGTGGACAGACTAAAAAACTATACTGAAAAAAATAAAGAAGTATTCGACAACAGAAATCTTTACTTGCTTCGTAACAAAAGTAAAGTAGGCATGGGTTTTTTCGAAGCAGGCAATTTTTATCCAGATTATGTTTTATGGATAGATACGCCTGAAGTACAATATGTATCATTCATAGATCCTAAGGGACTAATGAGGGTTAGACCTGATGATCCGAAGGTGGAGTTTTACAGGAAAATTAAGGAACTGGAAGATCGCTTGCAGCCATCATGTACAGATAAAAAAATTGTGTTAAATTCCTTTATTATGTCTGGTACAAAATCAGCTGATTTGCGTGAATGGTGGCAGATGAGCAAGCCAGAGCGTGAGTCAAAGCATGTTCTTTGCCTTGACAACGATGATTGTATTGATATCATGGTTAGCAAAATACTGGATTAATACATGTCAGATAAAATGATAAAATTAAACAAATTTGTTTAAAATTTAAAAGTAGGAGAGCTGCCGAATGGTGGCTCTTTTTTTCTGCGTTTTTATATACTAGTTGCTAACTCAGGCTATCATTAACTACATTTGCCCAAACATTGCAATAGTGTAATGACTAGTTAGGATTTTTATTCAAACATGGCATCTTGTGTAGAACATTGAGCATTAGAGGGCAGTCATCTTTCGTTTCCATCAACATCTTCATTTAGATATTAAACCTAATGTAAGTGTATACATCAAATCAAAATTTTGATGATTCATTTACAAAGGGGGATTTTTAAGTGTATAGAATATTGAGAGCTGGTAGAAAACAGGTCAAGGAAACAGGGTTTAGCAGGATAACAGAAGCAAGCTATTGCTACAACCAAAGAAGAAAACAAAATGAGCTCACTGACTTAGTAGGCATTATTACTAAGGATGGAGGTGTTCATTGATGGCAGATAAGAAGTTGATTATAGGGGCAACCGAAACTACAGAGGTTATTTATATTGGCTCAAATCTTAAGGCCAAAGGTGGTAAAAGAGAAATGCAGGGTTATTATTTAGGTGATAAAACTTCTGAATTTAATTACGATAAAGATGGCCGTCAAGTTCATGAAAAAGAAATTATTGTAGGCAAATATCATGCTAAGAATTATAAGCAACGCAATAAAAATAGGCGTAACCTTGTTAAAGAACTCATCGAGAATAATTTTCAAACAAGAAAATGTATGATGATAACTCTAACATTTGCCAATATCGTAAAAGAGCAACCAAAGAGCACTAGCTTAAGTAGCAAAAAAAACAACCTATTCCAGGAAATTTACCAAGACTTGGAAATCATAGAGGGCAATTTCTTGAAAACAATGAACGATATTTTTACACCAGACAATGTAATAGAAAATAAAGAAAAGATTAACGACGTAGCATATGACGATAAATATCACGATTTAAAAACCTGCAACAAGGAGTTCAAAAAATTCATACAGAAAATGAACTACAGATATGAAAATTTTAAATATGTTGCAGTTATGGACAAGCAGGAAAATGGCAATTGGCATTATCACATTATATGTAATCTTAACTATATAGAATATAACGAACTTAAAGGAATCTGGAACTTGGGTGGAGTGTTTATAGGTAAAATAGGAAGCAAGAATCAGCTGCTAAAAGTAACGAACTATCTTAAGAAAAATATGATTAATGCAAGATTATATTTAAAAGGCGAAAAGGGTTATCTGGCATCTAAGGGGTTAAATAGAAATATTGTCCTCCGTTCATGGGCAACAAATGAACAGACAGAATTCCAAGAGCAAGGACAACGGCTTGAGGAAATAAAAAGAGAAGTTGAGTATAGCAAAAAACGCATTGTTGAGCATAATTACTCTTCGTGGGAAATGCGTGATGGCTACTCTACAGAAATAGAACGTAATTGTACATTTAAATACTATACCTATCCAATTGAATCCAATCAATATTTTACATTTGCAGATACTGCCATAAGAAAACATGGTGGATAACATAACGGTTTCTTTATTTATCAATAAAGATGTGAATTAGACGAAAGAATCTTTTAAAAAAATAAAAATAAATATGAGATAACCCAAACCAAAGCCGCAGCTTGTGCGGCACGATGTAAACTGAAAGGTGAAAAAGAGGTCTACTTATATAAAAGAGGACCTCTTTTACCCTTAAATGGTAATGACATTTTATAAATTAATATAAGCTACCCCCTAAGCATGATTTTCAATAGATAAAAACCACACAAAAGAAAAGGAGGGAATTAACATGATTATACTACCAGAGATACCAATAATTTTGGAATTTGACAACAAATTAATAAAGACACCAGCCATGTGGTCGCTTGCATTAGCTTTGAACTGCACCCTAGGATATTACATAAAGAAACATAACAAAAAAATGTTACGTGCTATTTATGATGATCAATCAGCAATCATGCCAAAGAATGACGCAGCACTGCTTTTGCAGGTATCCACAGAGCAGGAAACTATTATTATAACGGGTAAGGCTGTAAAAGAAGGAGCAAAAATAACTATAATGACACAGGTTAGTTTTGATGTATATTATTTTGTAGTCTTGCAAAGTAATTTATTACAGTCGCTGCCAGTGGTAACAGATGAATCTTTGCATCATGACTTAAAATTATTAAAAAAACTGATAAATCCAAGTACTGAGACGCAAAAATTATTTCATAACAAGGTTCTAAAGATTGGGGGTAGTATGGATGATACATATTGATATGACCAAAACAGTAGTAACAGATAAGCAGGCGGCAAAATTTATGTTAGAAATATTGGAGCTATACCAAAAGGAAAGTTTAGTGATTAATGACATTCAATTTAGAAGCAAATCATCTCAGGCTAAGGAAATGATTCGCCTTAAAAAAGGAAGAGAGAAGTTTTTAAATGCTCTGGATGAGCTAGTTAAAATTAGCGATCAGCTTAAGGATTTTGCTAGTATGGATTCTGATGCTCAAATTGATAAACTTCTGCATGTGCTAGAGGCATTAATAGGTTTATCAGTCAGTATTGTAAATGTAGAAAATGAGAATTGTAGGAACAATTGCGACATTTTATAGGCTAGTTGTCAGAGTAAATAAGGCGATGTCTAAATCTTCAATCTGTGTTATTGTAGGGTAAATGCTTTTTTTAGTGGGATTCTGCTATGTGTCAATCAAAATGACAAATGTTGTGGTTTTAGTTAGTGAAAAAATAGTTAACTAACTAAATTATGCTCTAATATGGGTGAAGAAATGGGGATGTAAAGTGAGTAAAATGGTTTTTAAAGAAAAATATTTGCTGGAATAGAAAAATATATTTGAAAGGGTGTAATAGAAAGATGACAGTAAATAAGATTTCCACAGAGAACATAGATAAAAAGTTAGACGAGCTTCTTGCCAATCAGAAATTATTGATGGAACATTTGAAAATGCAATCAGGCAGAAAATTAAAAGGCGCCAGCCTTAGGGAGCAGGTAAAGTACTTAACGGAGCATGGTTATTCTATAAGGGAAATAAGCTCTATGCTTAAATGCTCTGCCACTACAGTATCAGCTAAAAGATCAGAAATTAATACAATAGGTAGTAATATAGAACAATAAATGGTACTATGCAGCGTTTGTTTGGCTTATGCTAACATAGCCAAAATCTAAAATATCGAGGATTATTGCTCTAAAATGAAAAAGAGTGTTAAATAGTACAACGCTCTAAAAGATGTTTCAAAATTCCAATATAGTTTTATTGGATCAGATTTTGCGCCATATGGGTATATTAGCAGTTTGCTCTATTAGGGTATAGTCATATGGACAGGGTGACTTTTAGAGTTTTGGAGCTTTAATAATACTTGTTATATGGAGGAATTGACTATGAAGGTAGGATATATTCGTGTATCAACCACAGAACAAAATACGGAACGGCAAAAAGCAATTATGGAAGGTCTTGGGGTAGAAAGATTATATACTGATATGCTGTCAGGGAAAAATACAGACAGGCCACAGCTTAACGCACTGCTGGACTTTGTTCGTGAGGGTGATATCGTAGTGGTTGAGAGTTATTCAAGGCTGGCACGTTCCACAAAGGATTTACTGGACTTGGTAGAAAAGCTGAATCAGAAAAAAGTGCAGTTTATCAGCCAAAAAGAAAATATTGACACATCAACGCCACAAGGTCGGTTGATGTTTACTATGTTTGCAGGACTGGCACAGTTTGAGCGTGAATGTCTGTTGCAGCGGCAGCGTGAAGGCATTGAAATTGCTAAGCAGCAAGGTAAGTACAAAGGTAGACCTAAAAAGTCATTGGATAACTTCACGGAGCTATATGTTTCTGTAAAAAATGAAGAAATAAGCGTATCTAAGGCAAGTAAGCTATTAGGGGTGTCACGCTCAACCTTTTACAGGAAAATGAAGGAGCATGAGGATAGCAGCGAGATTGATTTTGGCTAACCTCTCCCCTTCTGCCCTAGAAAATCCTTGGTATACAGTATGGAAAAATTGAATAACAGGGACTAATTATCTACATTATGT
It encodes the following:
- a CDS encoding recombinase family protein, translated to MKVGYIRVSTTEQNTERQKAIMEGLGVERLYTDMLSGKNTDRPQLNALLDFVREGDIVVVESYSRLARSTKDLLDLVEKLNQKKVQFISQKENIDTSTPQGRLMFTMFAGLAQFERECLLQRQREGIEIAKQQGKYKGRPKKSLDNFTELYVSVKNEEISVSKASKLLGVSRSTFYRKMKEHEDSSEIDFG
- a CDS encoding rolling circle replication-associated protein, which translates into the protein MADKKLIIGATETTEVIYIGSNLKAKGGKREMQGYYLGDKTSEFNYDKDGRQVHEKEIIVGKYHAKNYKQRNKNRRNLVKELIENNFQTRKCMMITLTFANIVKEQPKSTSLSSKKNNLFQEIYQDLEIIEGNFLKTMNDIFTPDNVIENKEKINDVAYDDKYHDLKTCNKEFKKFIQKMNYRYENFKYVAVMDKQENGNWHYHIICNLNYIEYNELKGIWNLGGVFIGKIGSKNQLLKVTNYLKKNMINARLYLKGEKGYLASKGLNRNIVLRSWATNEQTEFQEQGQRLEEIKREVEYSKKRIVEHNYSSWEMRDGYSTEIERNCTFKYYTYPIESNQYFTFADTAIRKHGG